In one Deltaproteobacteria bacterium genomic region, the following are encoded:
- the fdnG gene encoding formate dehydrogenase-N subunit alpha has product MEICRRKFLKLTGATAAVAAFGGLGIDLVKPTVAQAQLLKLRWAKQTTSVCCYCAVGCGLVVHTSKDNAGRAINVEGDPDHPINEGSLCAKGASLWQLAENKDRITNVLYRAPYAKEWEVKSWDWALDRIAHLIKDTRDASFLEKNDKGQTVNRTMGMASVGSAAMDNEECWAYQTFLRSLGLVFVEHQARIUHSATVAALAESFGRGAMTNHWIDLKNSDCILIMGSNAAENHPISFKWVMKAKDNGATVIHVDPRFTRTSTKADIYAPIRSGADIAVLGGMIKYILEKKKFFQDYLINYTNASFIVNEKYGFKDGLFSGFDPKTRNYDKSTWAFEKDSNGVPKRDNTLQNPRCVFQLLKKHFDRYNMKDVSNVSGTPEADLIKVYEAYASTGAPDKSGTIMYAMGWTQHTVGVQNIRTMAIIQLLLGNIGVAGGGVNALRGESNVQGSTDHALLYHILPGYLGTPTSSLASLTDYNAKNTPSSTDPMSANWWQNKPKYMASLLKSMWMDVDPATSYNYLPKLESGSARDYSWLVLFDEMLKGQFKGFFAWGQNPACGGANSTKTREAMTKLDWMVNVNIFDNETASFWKGPDMDPTKIKTEVFMLPCAVSIEKEGSIINSGRWMQWRYQGPRPLGDTRPDGDIIYELM; this is encoded by the coding sequence ATGGAAATCTGTCGAAGAAAATTTCTCAAACTGACCGGTGCCACCGCGGCTGTCGCAGCCTTCGGCGGCCTGGGCATCGATCTGGTCAAGCCCACCGTGGCCCAGGCCCAACTCTTGAAGTTGCGCTGGGCCAAGCAGACCACTTCGGTCTGCTGCTACTGTGCCGTCGGATGTGGACTCGTTGTCCACACGTCCAAGGACAACGCCGGCCGGGCCATCAACGTCGAGGGCGACCCCGACCATCCCATCAACGAAGGGTCCCTGTGCGCCAAGGGTGCATCTCTCTGGCAATTGGCCGAGAACAAGGACCGCATCACCAACGTCCTCTACCGGGCTCCCTATGCCAAGGAATGGGAAGTCAAATCCTGGGACTGGGCCCTGGACCGCATCGCCCATCTGATCAAGGACACCCGGGACGCCTCGTTTCTGGAGAAGAATGACAAGGGGCAGACCGTCAACCGGACCATGGGCATGGCCTCGGTCGGTTCGGCGGCCATGGACAACGAGGAGTGCTGGGCCTACCAGACCTTCCTCAGATCGCTTGGCCTGGTGTTCGTGGAGCACCAGGCGCGTATCTGACACAGCGCCACTGTTGCGGCTCTGGCAGAGTCGTTCGGGCGCGGTGCGATGACCAATCACTGGATCGACCTCAAGAACAGTGATTGCATTTTGATCATGGGCAGCAACGCTGCCGAAAACCATCCCATCTCCTTCAAATGGGTCATGAAGGCCAAGGACAACGGGGCCACGGTCATTCACGTCGACCCCAGGTTCACGAGAACCTCGACCAAGGCCGACATCTACGCCCCTATCCGGTCCGGGGCCGACATCGCCGTTCTGGGCGGCATGATCAAGTACATCCTTGAAAAGAAAAAGTTCTTTCAGGACTACCTGATCAACTACACCAACGCCTCCTTCATCGTGAACGAGAAGTACGGGTTCAAGGACGGTCTCTTTTCCGGCTTCGATCCCAAGACCAGGAACTATGACAAGTCCACTTGGGCCTTTGAAAAGGATTCCAACGGTGTGCCCAAGCGGGACAACACCCTGCAAAATCCCCGTTGCGTCTTCCAGCTTCTGAAAAAGCATTTCGACCGCTACAACATGAAGGACGTCTCCAACGTCTCCGGGACCCCCGAGGCCGATCTGATCAAGGTCTACGAGGCCTACGCCTCCACCGGGGCCCCGGACAAGTCCGGGACCATCATGTACGCCATGGGCTGGACCCAGCACACCGTGGGCGTCCAGAATATCCGGACCATGGCCATTATCCAGCTTCTCTTGGGCAACATCGGCGTGGCCGGCGGCGGAGTCAACGCCCTGCGCGGCGAGTCCAACGTCCAGGGCTCCACTGACCATGCTCTGCTTTACCACATCCTGCCGGGATACCTGGGAACGCCGACCTCCAGTCTGGCTTCCCTGACCGACTACAACGCCAAGAACACGCCGTCTTCCACTGATCCCATGTCCGCCAACTGGTGGCAGAACAAACCCAAGTACATGGCCAGCCTGCTCAAATCCATGTGGATGGATGTCGACCCGGCCACCTCGTACAACTATCTGCCCAAGCTCGAATCCGGATCAGCCCGTGACTACAGCTGGCTGGTTCTCTTCGATGAGATGCTCAAGGGTCAGTTCAAGGGCTTTTTCGCCTGGGGGCAGAACCCGGCCTGCGGCGGGGCCAACTCCACTAAGACCCGCGAGGCCATGACCAAGCTCGACTGGATGGTCAACGTCAACATCTTCGACAACGAGACCGCCAGCTTCTGGAAAGGCCCGGACATGGATCCCACAAAGATCAAGACCGAGGTCTTCATGCTCCCCTGCGCGGTATCCATTGAGAAGGAAGGATCCATCATCAACTCCGGCCGCTGGATGCAGTGGCGCTACCAGGGCCCCAGGCCGCTGGGCGACACCCGCCCCGACGGCGACATCATCTATGAACTCATGGA
- the fdhE gene encoding formate dehydrogenase accessory protein FdhE — translation MTIDYEHLRRLWQKKIKALSSGDLLPAQLLTLVTETVSRQMKALETIAPGDPDPKTIESPERNLQGVPLCPREAFGFDPKGSEALFRELLGMLKEREGELATSASTLNEMLNSGEIVIDEAFIKFVQADDSWLASYGERTPQAPRLLNFLVQSALTPGLMAFAAKIALHYDSLKTWQHGHCPICGSPPLIGSLRQIEGHRFLTCSFCLTDYRAKRLQCPFCREENTARLEYFEAKEVPGFRVEVCRSCMRYIKTADFRNFDKVSVPVLDDLESLALDILARENGFQRPTLSAWGF, via the coding sequence ATGACCATCGACTACGAACACCTTCGCCGCCTGTGGCAAAAAAAGATCAAGGCCCTGTCCTCAGGGGATCTTCTTCCGGCTCAGCTCCTGACCCTCGTCACTGAGACAGTTTCAAGACAGATGAAGGCCCTGGAGACCATCGCCCCTGGTGACCCCGATCCGAAAACGATCGAATCTCCCGAGCGAAACCTTCAAGGTGTCCCCCTCTGCCCTCGAGAAGCCTTCGGCTTCGATCCGAAAGGATCCGAGGCCCTGTTTCGGGAATTGCTGGGCATGCTCAAGGAGCGGGAAGGAGAACTGGCAACATCCGCATCGACCCTGAACGAAATGCTGAATTCCGGTGAAATTGTCATTGACGAAGCCTTCATCAAATTCGTTCAGGCTGACGACTCCTGGTTGGCCTCATACGGTGAGCGTACGCCCCAGGCCCCGAGGCTTCTGAACTTCCTGGTCCAGTCGGCCCTCACCCCGGGGCTCATGGCCTTCGCCGCCAAAATCGCCCTCCACTACGACTCCTTGAAAACCTGGCAGCACGGCCATTGCCCCATTTGCGGTTCACCACCCCTGATAGGATCGCTCAGGCAAATCGAAGGGCACCGGTTTCTGACCTGCTCCTTCTGTCTGACCGACTACCGGGCCAAACGTCTCCAATGCCCCTTCTGTCGGGAGGAGAACACGGCCCGCCTCGAATACTTCGAGGCCAAGGAAGTACCGGGCTTCAGGGTCGAAGTCTGCCGGTCATGCATGAGGTACATTAAGACCGCCGACTTCCGGAATTTCGACAAGGTCTCGGTTCCGGTTCTGGACGACCTTGAATCCCTGGCCTTGGACATCCTGGCTCGCGAAAACGGGTTTCAGCGTCCAACCCTTTCGGCCTGGGGCTTCTGA